One window of Sulfurospirillum sp. 1612 genomic DNA carries:
- a CDS encoding sensor histidine kinase, protein MLKSWDINLRQSEKKTLVSFFILYAFFTIVLLLFFAIYYYNTQKDLMLQSKRLGLSTLASEQIERLKEVHVNFDKTKRYPRDTRFKSAIYDSTYHKIFSLLDHDADVDLNQDIYMRGNKIFFIKEPEYYYLGAKYVVIEVKDSGIWKQTVYKNLVIYGGVFLFMMLAMGYFLMHLILKPMKEAISLLDRFIKDTTHELNTPVGTILSNIELSENTHLDEKLKKRLARIKIAARTISNLHQDLIFLTLENKIISKNESIDMKALILERLEYVSLFLKSKKIQTKTRLQEQVFLEADRNKIVKLIDNLISNAIKYNKINGSLEVILSAHHLSIKNSGRGIAKEKLSQIFNRYERADKSVGGFGIGLSIVSKIAEEYHLKITIDSKVNEYTEVQLSW, encoded by the coding sequence GTGTTAAAAAGCTGGGATATAAATTTACGACAGAGTGAGAAAAAAACACTCGTCTCATTTTTTATTCTTTATGCATTTTTTACGATTGTGTTGTTGCTCTTTTTTGCAATCTATTACTACAATACACAAAAAGATTTGATGCTTCAAAGTAAACGATTAGGATTGTCTACTTTGGCGAGTGAGCAGATTGAAAGGCTCAAAGAGGTGCATGTCAATTTTGATAAAACGAAGCGCTACCCAAGAGACACACGGTTCAAATCAGCGATTTATGATAGTACCTATCACAAGATATTTTCTCTTTTGGATCATGATGCCGATGTGGATCTGAATCAAGATATTTATATGCGCGGGAATAAAATCTTTTTTATAAAAGAGCCTGAATACTACTATTTGGGTGCCAAATATGTCGTCATTGAAGTCAAAGATAGTGGGATTTGGAAGCAAACAGTTTATAAAAATCTTGTGATATATGGTGGAGTATTTTTGTTCATGATGCTTGCGATGGGATATTTTTTGATGCATCTTATTTTAAAACCGATGAAAGAGGCCATCTCCTTATTAGACCGCTTTATCAAAGATACCACACACGAACTCAACACGCCTGTGGGTACGATTCTCTCCAATATCGAGTTGAGTGAAAACACGCATTTGGATGAAAAATTAAAAAAAAGATTGGCACGAATCAAAATCGCTGCACGCACAATCTCAAATCTCCATCAAGATTTGATTTTTCTCACGCTTGAGAATAAAATCATCTCCAAAAATGAATCGATTGATATGAAAGCGTTGATTTTAGAGCGCTTGGAGTATGTCTCTTTATTCTTAAAATCAAAAAAAATCCAAACAAAAACCCGCTTACAAGAGCAGGTGTTCCTTGAGGCAGATCGCAACAAAATAGTAAAATTAATCGATAATCTCATCTCCAATGCTATCAAATACAATAAAATCAATGGCTCATTAGAAGTCATCCTCTCAGCGCATCATCTATCGATTAAAAACAGTGGTCGGGGCATTGCCAAAGAAAAATTATCGCAGATTTTCAATCGATACGAGCGTGCGGATAAAAGTGTCGGGGGCTTTGGTATTGGCTTGAGTATTGTGAGCAAGATTGCAGAAGAGTATCATTTGAAAATTACAATTGACTCCAAAGTCAATGAATACACGGAGGTACAACTCTCATGGTGA